One Sinorhizobium arboris LMG 14919 genomic region harbors:
- a CDS encoding phosphopantetheine-binding protein, with protein MEGTGVSDQLVEDVIATIRKRAGAATSADCEEITVATELTSLGLDSLDLADLLWDLEEANNVEIHMNIADAWSNLHTVGDLVEALRTLMAKVS; from the coding sequence ATGGAAGGAACCGGTGTGTCCGATCAACTCGTTGAAGACGTTATAGCTACAATCAGGAAGCGCGCCGGGGCAGCTACATCGGCGGATTGCGAAGAAATAACAGTCGCTACGGAACTAACCTCGCTCGGCCTTGATTCACTCGACCTGGCGGATCTTCTCTGGGACCTCGAGGAAGCCAATAACGTTGAGATCCACATGAACATAGCGGATGCCTGGTCAAATCTTCATACCGTCGGCGATTTGGTGGAAGCCCTGCGTACCTTAATGGCAAAGGTGTCTTGA
- a CDS encoding beta-ketoacyl-[acyl-carrier-protein] synthase family protein, with protein MDKRVVITGVGGLCALGSNAASIWRGMCAGISAIGPISNAELYELDGIIGAEIKVLPEHDICKKQLASMDRFSLLAVLAAREAVEQAGLSCDEWNADRYGATVGVGICGSEAVEENYRALLLDGAKRTGILTVPRVMPGAAAGQVSIHLGLRGPVFGVTAACASANNAIASAVDLIRLGRADVMIAGGSDAPLVWGVLKSWEALRVLAPDTCRPFSADRKGVVLGEGAGMAVLESYQHAKARGATILAEIAGIGLSADAFHIVAPIAEGPEAAMRQCLQDAGLNADDVDYLNAHGTGTKANDEVETAAIKRVFGDHTRSMSVSSTKSMHGHCLGAASALEMIACVMAIRDGIVPPTANYNEHDPKCDLDVTPNVPREREVRVALSNAFAMGGTNAVLAFRQV; from the coding sequence ATGGATAAACGCGTCGTCATTACCGGGGTCGGCGGGCTATGCGCCCTCGGCAGCAATGCGGCCTCCATTTGGCGAGGCATGTGTGCTGGCATTTCCGCCATCGGGCCGATCTCCAATGCCGAGCTTTATGAGCTAGACGGCATTATCGGTGCCGAGATCAAAGTACTGCCGGAGCACGACATCTGCAAAAAGCAACTCGCCTCCATGGATCGTTTCAGCCTACTTGCTGTGCTTGCTGCCCGTGAGGCGGTAGAGCAGGCGGGGCTTTCCTGTGACGAATGGAATGCCGATCGCTATGGTGCAACTGTTGGCGTCGGCATTTGTGGCTCCGAGGCAGTTGAGGAAAATTACCGCGCCCTGCTTTTGGACGGCGCCAAGCGGACCGGGATCCTCACTGTTCCGAGAGTGATGCCTGGTGCCGCTGCGGGCCAAGTTAGCATCCATCTGGGCTTGCGCGGGCCAGTTTTCGGCGTCACTGCCGCGTGCGCCTCCGCCAACAATGCAATCGCCTCGGCGGTGGACCTGATCAGGCTCGGCCGAGCCGACGTCATGATTGCCGGCGGTAGCGATGCACCGCTCGTATGGGGTGTACTAAAATCATGGGAAGCGTTGCGCGTTCTTGCACCGGACACTTGCCGCCCCTTCTCTGCAGACAGAAAGGGCGTGGTACTCGGAGAGGGTGCTGGTATGGCTGTGCTGGAAAGCTATCAACATGCAAAAGCGCGCGGTGCAACGATCCTGGCTGAGATCGCCGGCATTGGCCTTTCGGCGGACGCCTTCCATATTGTTGCACCGATTGCCGAAGGGCCAGAGGCTGCGATGCGTCAGTGCCTTCAAGACGCCGGGCTGAATGCCGATGATGTCGACTATCTCAACGCACACGGCACCGGCACCAAAGCGAATGATGAGGTTGAGACGGCGGCGATCAAGCGGGTTTTTGGGGATCATACTCGCTCGATGTCGGTCTCGTCCACCAAATCTATGCATGGACATTGTCTCGGTGCAGCAAGCGCGCTCGAAATGATTGCCTGTGTGATGGCTATCCGCGATGGGATTGTCCCGCCCACGGCAAACTACAACGAGCATGATCCAAAATGCGATCTCGACGTCACGCCAAATGTGCCCCGCGAACGAGAGGTACGAGTAGCGTTGAGCAACGCGTTCGCCATGGGAGGCACAAACGCGGTTCTGGCATTCAGACAGGTGTAG